One Calditrichia bacterium DNA window includes the following coding sequences:
- a CDS encoding DUF4212 domain-containing protein, protein MASKSMQEYWKRNLTYVGILLAVWFTVSYLFGIILVEQLDTIKFFGFKLGFWFAQQGSEIVFVILIVVYVKLMNKLDREFDVHED, encoded by the coding sequence ATGGCGTCCAAAAGTATGCAGGAATACTGGAAAAGGAACCTCACTTATGTGGGCATTCTGCTGGCTGTTTGGTTTACGGTATCCTACCTGTTTGGTATTATTTTAGTTGAACAATTGGATACAATCAAATTTTTCGGATTTAAACTTGGGTTCTGGTTTGCCCAGCAAGGTTCGGAAATTGTTTTTGTGATACTGATTGTTGTTTACGTTAAGCTAATGAACAAGCTCGATCGCGAGTTCGATGTTCACGAAGACTAA
- the acs gene encoding acetate--CoA ligase — MKYHPDSNASKNAHISSLDQYREMYERSIADPDKFWSEIAERIDWYEKWHTVREFDFVNPEIAWYKGGKLNITYNCLDRHVKAGNGDNTAIIWEGNNPDESVSFSYAQVLAEVQKFSNVLKAHGVKKGDRVCIYMQMIPELAFAMLACARIGAVHSIVFGAFSAEALVDRINDSECVALITQDTAVRGAKNNIPMKANADAAAPRCPSIKHIFVVQRTGQPVNMQNGRDHWWHEEMAKVSEVCEPEVMDSEDPLFILYTSGSTGKPKGVLHTTGGYAVYTSFTHELIFDYKPGDIYWCTADIGWITGHSYIIYGPMCNGAITMMFEGVPTYPDYGRFWQVVEKHKVNQFYTAPTAIRSLMKEGDSWVNKYDLSSVRILGTVGEPIKEPEWKWYQSVVGKENCPIVDTWWQTETGGVLITPLPGATPTKPGSATLPFFGIEPVLLNEKGEEQEGATQGLLAIKTSWPSQMRTVYGDHERFKQTYFAMYPGYYFTGDGARRDEDGYYWITGRVDDVLNVSGHRIGTAEVEGAIGHAEGVAEAAVVGFPHDIKGQGIYAYVTLMTGVDPSDDLVKAIKKSVREHLGPHAMPDKIQFTPALPKTRSGKIMRRILRKIAEGELDKLGDTSTLADPAVVDSLVENRL, encoded by the coding sequence ATGAAGTATCATCCTGATTCGAATGCATCGAAAAATGCACATATCAGTTCATTGGATCAGTACCGGGAAATGTATGAGCGATCCATCGCAGATCCCGACAAGTTCTGGAGCGAAATAGCCGAACGGATAGACTGGTATGAGAAATGGCATACCGTTCGCGAATTCGATTTTGTAAATCCTGAAATTGCATGGTATAAAGGCGGAAAGCTAAACATTACCTATAACTGCCTCGATCGTCATGTGAAAGCCGGTAACGGCGACAATACCGCCATCATTTGGGAAGGCAATAATCCGGATGAAAGCGTATCTTTTTCCTATGCGCAAGTTTTGGCGGAAGTTCAAAAATTTTCGAATGTGTTGAAAGCGCACGGTGTAAAAAAAGGCGACCGCGTGTGCATTTACATGCAGATGATCCCGGAATTGGCTTTTGCCATGTTAGCCTGCGCACGAATCGGCGCGGTTCACTCCATCGTTTTTGGCGCATTTAGCGCAGAAGCATTGGTCGATCGCATCAACGATTCCGAATGTGTCGCACTCATCACGCAAGATACCGCAGTTCGTGGGGCAAAAAACAATATTCCCATGAAAGCGAATGCAGATGCAGCCGCACCCAGATGCCCGTCTATCAAACATATTTTTGTAGTTCAACGCACCGGCCAACCCGTAAATATGCAGAACGGGCGTGACCACTGGTGGCACGAAGAAATGGCCAAAGTTTCAGAAGTTTGCGAACCCGAAGTAATGGACTCGGAAGATCCGTTGTTCATTTTATACACATCCGGCTCCACCGGAAAACCCAAAGGCGTGCTGCATACGACCGGCGGATACGCAGTATACACATCATTTACGCACGAATTAATATTTGACTACAAACCCGGCGATATCTATTGGTGCACCGCCGATATCGGCTGGATTACCGGACATTCATACATTATTTACGGACCCATGTGTAACGGTGCCATTACAATGATGTTCGAAGGTGTACCCACCTATCCTGATTACGGCAGATTTTGGCAAGTTGTTGAAAAACATAAAGTTAACCAGTTTTACACAGCGCCAACCGCCATCCGTTCGCTGATGAAAGAGGGCGACAGTTGGGTGAATAAATACGATTTATCCAGCGTGCGGATATTGGGCACCGTTGGCGAGCCCATCAAAGAGCCGGAATGGAAATGGTATCAATCCGTCGTCGGGAAAGAAAATTGCCCAATCGTAGATACCTGGTGGCAAACGGAAACCGGCGGCGTGCTGATTACGCCATTGCCCGGCGCTACCCCCACAAAACCCGGTTCTGCAACGTTGCCGTTTTTCGGTATCGAGCCGGTTTTGCTCAATGAAAAAGGTGAAGAGCAGGAAGGCGCAACGCAGGGATTGCTGGCGATCAAAACATCCTGGCCGTCCCAGATGCGCACCGTTTACGGCGATCACGAACGATTCAAACAAACCTACTTTGCGATGTATCCCGGCTACTATTTTACCGGCGACGGCGCTCGCCGCGACGAAGATGGCTATTACTGGATCACCGGGCGCGTGGATGACGTGCTGAACGTTTCCGGTCACCGGATCGGTACCGCCGAAGTTGAAGGCGCGATCGGTCATGCGGAAGGCGTTGCCGAAGCCGCAGTTGTGGGTTTTCCGCACGATATCAAAGGGCAGGGCATTTACGCATACGTCACGCTGATGACCGGCGTAGATCCGAGTGACGATTTGGTGAAAGCTATCAAAAAATCTGTCCGGGAACATTTGGGACCGCACGCAATGCCGGATAAAATCCAGTTTACACCAGCGTTACCCAAAACCCGTTCCGGCAAAATTATGCGCCGCATTTTGCGCAAAATCGCCGAAGGCGAACTCGATAAACTGGGAGATACCTCCACACTGGCAGATCCGGCTGTGGTCGATTCTCTTGTTGAAAACCGACTATAA
- a CDS encoding cation acetate symporter produces MSILVWTWIIVGITFAMYIGIAFWTRARSTGDFYVAAKSVHPVLNGMATGADWMSAASFISMAGIISFLGRDGAVYLMGWSGGYVLLAMLLTPYLRKFGKFTVPDFVAERYYSKGARVVAVICAIFVSFTYVAGQMRGVGIVFSRFLEVPINSGVLIGMIIVFIYAVLGGMKGITYTQVAQYCVLIIAYLIPAIFISILMTGNPIPQLGFGSELADGSGYLLDKLDTLQRDLGFAAYTGRGAKLPIDVFAITLALMVGTAGLPHVIIRFFTVPKVRDARSSAGWALFFIALLYTTAPAVAAFARTNMIQTLNDRRPEQLHEAAIAAGQEQHWFESWKTTGLIKWEDKNNDGMIQYRGANAPDGIANELTVDRDIIVLANPEIAQLPNWVVALVAAGGLAAALSTAAGLLLVISTSISHDLIKNVFAPETNEKNELMYARIAAGFAVVLAGYFGINPPGFVAQVVAFAFGLAAASFFPAIILGIFSKRTNKEGALSGMVVGIVFTAAYIIYFKFVNPAANTTANWWFGISPEGIGTVGMILNFIVSFIVSKFTPEPPAEIQQLIEDIRIPRGAKGASHVH; encoded by the coding sequence ATGTCAATTTTAGTCTGGACCTGGATTATCGTGGGCATTACTTTTGCGATGTATATCGGTATCGCGTTTTGGACACGTGCCCGCTCTACCGGCGATTTTTATGTAGCCGCAAAAAGTGTTCACCCTGTTTTAAATGGAATGGCAACCGGCGCTGACTGGATGTCCGCAGCTTCGTTTATTTCAATGGCAGGTATTATCTCATTTCTCGGTCGCGATGGCGCTGTATATTTGATGGGATGGAGCGGCGGTTATGTGCTGCTGGCGATGTTGCTTACACCCTATCTGCGTAAATTTGGTAAATTTACCGTGCCAGATTTTGTTGCAGAACGTTACTATTCCAAAGGCGCCCGGGTTGTGGCGGTGATTTGTGCAATCTTCGTATCCTTTACCTATGTTGCCGGTCAAATGCGCGGTGTAGGTATTGTATTCTCACGCTTTTTGGAAGTGCCGATTAACTCCGGTGTGTTGATTGGTATGATTATCGTTTTCATTTATGCAGTGTTGGGTGGAATGAAAGGTATTACCTATACTCAGGTTGCTCAATATTGCGTTTTGATTATTGCTTATTTGATTCCGGCAATTTTCATTTCCATTTTGATGACTGGCAACCCCATTCCGCAATTGGGTTTTGGTAGCGAACTGGCAGATGGCAGCGGTTATTTGCTGGATAAACTGGATACCTTGCAACGAGATCTTGGGTTCGCGGCATATACCGGACGAGGGGCAAAATTGCCGATAGATGTGTTTGCGATAACCCTCGCATTAATGGTCGGTACCGCCGGTTTGCCACACGTTATCATCCGTTTCTTCACCGTTCCCAAAGTGCGCGATGCCCGTTCTTCCGCTGGTTGGGCGCTGTTTTTCATCGCATTGCTATATACAACTGCACCGGCAGTGGCAGCATTTGCACGTACCAATATGATTCAAACCCTTAATGATAGAAGACCGGAACAACTTCATGAAGCTGCTATCGCTGCAGGTCAGGAGCAACATTGGTTTGAATCCTGGAAAACAACCGGTTTGATCAAATGGGAAGATAAAAACAATGATGGTATGATCCAGTATCGCGGCGCGAATGCACCGGATGGTATCGCAAACGAACTGACCGTTGACCGCGATATTATTGTGCTGGCAAACCCGGAAATTGCTCAGTTGCCCAACTGGGTTGTTGCGTTGGTTGCTGCCGGTGGCTTGGCTGCTGCGCTTTCGACTGCTGCGGGATTGCTGCTGGTTATTTCCACATCCATCTCACACGACCTGATCAAAAATGTGTTCGCCCCGGAAACAAACGAGAAAAACGAATTGATGTATGCGCGAATTGCAGCCGGTTTTGCAGTTGTGCTCGCCGGTTATTTCGGCATCAACCCGCCGGGATTTGTGGCGCAGGTTGTGGCATTTGCGTTCGGTTTGGCTGCGGCATCTTTCTTCCCGGCTATCATTTTGGGTATTTTCTCCAAACGTACCAATAAAGAAGGTGCGTTGTCGGGTATGGTTGTAGGTATCGTATTTACAGCAGCTTACATCATTTATTTCAAGTTTGTGAATCCTGCTGCAAACACCACAGCAAACTGGTGGTTCGGAATTTCTCCGGAAGGCATAGGAACTGTTGGCATGATACTGAACTTTATTGTATCTTTTATCGTTTCTAAATTCACGCCGGAACCGCCGGCTGAAATTCAGCAACTGATTGAAGATATCCGCATCCCGCGCGGCGCTAAAGGTGCGTCACATGTTCACTAA
- a CDS encoding isocitrate lyase family protein, whose protein sequence is MSTFEKEIQKMQQWMAGERFRAVTRLYSARQVVEQQGTIYNDYTLAKTAAAEFYELLSDLFAKGESITTFGPYSPGQAVMMKRMGIKGIYLGGWATSAKGSTSEDPGSDLASYPLSQVPDEAATLVRALLAADKNQRFARMRMSDDERKKTPEIDFRPFIIADADTGHGGDAHVRNLIRRFVEAGVTGYHIEDQKPGTKKCGHQGGKVLVPVDEQIKRLNTARFQLDIMEVPGIIVARTDAEAANLLESSGDERDQPFILGATNLDVPGYKYCYLALMKRFYDAGITEINGHLLYQISDSAYAEANNWFEQNGLIPVFDEKIVAITKAGGGNVEKMFDAAVNSFVETWEKSAGIKSYGEAVADLMAFRSEEGATLEMTTDEWLAFAGKASFDEARKKALAMGIDADWDCEIARTPEGYYQVRGGIEYAIAKSLAVAPFADILWMETKTADLKDAKEFADAIHAVYPEKMLAYNLSPSFNWDTTGMSDDEMRNFPKEMGKMGFVFNFITYGGHQIDGLAAEEFSTALMQDGMLALAKVQRKLRLLNSTYKTPQTLVGGNRLDAALTASSGRTATTKAMGKGSTQFQHLVQTEVPVKLLESWLELWTKQNKIAVPLHIQLRPHTAGSELLELRVMDENRNLAANVIFATIHDRTGKSILSIRDQNTLNESFRKKRLMTLLQLFLIHRYKSVSLHYVTPTQDNQKQTAGMKKMGIFNEVNTEIGDIIVATVNTEHVKVLLDAGEVELKKLIAKN, encoded by the coding sequence TGAACAGCAGGGAACCATTTATAACGATTACACACTTGCCAAAACAGCAGCAGCAGAATTTTATGAATTATTGAGCGACCTTTTCGCCAAAGGCGAATCGATAACTACTTTTGGACCGTATTCGCCGGGACAGGCTGTAATGATGAAGCGAATGGGCATCAAAGGTATTTATTTGGGCGGATGGGCAACATCTGCCAAAGGTTCCACATCGGAAGATCCGGGCTCGGATCTCGCGAGTTATCCGCTGAGCCAGGTGCCGGATGAAGCGGCAACATTGGTCCGGGCATTGCTTGCTGCGGACAAAAATCAGCGCTTTGCGCGGATGCGCATGTCCGACGACGAACGGAAAAAAACACCGGAAATCGATTTTCGTCCGTTTATTATTGCCGATGCTGACACCGGACACGGCGGCGATGCACATGTGCGAAACCTGATCCGCCGGTTTGTGGAAGCCGGGGTTACCGGATATCACATCGAAGATCAGAAACCCGGAACCAAAAAATGCGGTCATCAGGGCGGGAAAGTTCTGGTACCGGTGGATGAGCAAATCAAACGGCTGAACACGGCGCGGTTCCAATTGGATATCATGGAGGTTCCGGGAATTATCGTCGCCCGAACCGACGCGGAAGCCGCAAACCTGCTGGAAAGCAGCGGCGACGAACGCGATCAGCCATTTATTCTGGGCGCCACAAATCTGGATGTTCCGGGATACAAATATTGTTATCTGGCGCTGATGAAACGCTTTTACGACGCCGGAATAACCGAAATTAACGGACATCTGCTGTATCAAATTTCTGATAGCGCATACGCTGAAGCCAACAACTGGTTCGAGCAAAATGGACTGATTCCGGTATTTGATGAAAAAATTGTCGCGATTACAAAAGCCGGTGGCGGCAATGTTGAAAAAATGTTCGATGCAGCGGTGAACAGTTTTGTGGAAACCTGGGAAAAATCTGCCGGCATCAAATCTTATGGCGAAGCCGTGGCAGATCTGATGGCTTTCCGCAGCGAAGAAGGTGCAACGCTGGAAATGACGACAGACGAATGGCTGGCATTTGCCGGAAAAGCATCGTTTGACGAAGCACGCAAAAAAGCGTTAGCGATGGGCATCGACGCCGATTGGGATTGTGAAATCGCCAGAACGCCGGAAGGTTATTATCAGGTTCGCGGCGGTATTGAGTATGCAATTGCCAAATCGCTGGCTGTGGCGCCATTCGCAGATATTTTGTGGATGGAAACCAAAACGGCTGACCTGAAAGATGCCAAAGAATTTGCAGATGCGATTCATGCGGTTTATCCGGAAAAAATGCTGGCGTATAATTTGTCGCCATCCTTCAATTGGGATACCACCGGCATGAGCGACGATGAAATGCGCAATTTCCCGAAAGAAATGGGCAAAATGGGATTTGTGTTCAACTTCATCACCTATGGCGGACACCAGATCGATGGATTGGCAGCGGAAGAATTTTCGACCGCGCTGATGCAGGATGGCATGTTGGCACTGGCAAAAGTCCAGCGCAAACTGCGATTGCTCAATTCAACCTATAAAACCCCGCAAACCCTCGTTGGCGGCAACCGTTTGGACGCCGCGTTGACCGCATCTTCCGGGCGAACCGCAACTACCAAAGCAATGGGCAAAGGCTCCACCCAGTTCCAGCATCTGGTGCAAACCGAAGTGCCGGTAAAATTGCTGGAAAGCTGGCTGGAATTGTGGACAAAACAGAACAAAATTGCGGTACCGTTGCACATTCAGTTGCGCCCGCACACTGCCGGATCGGAGTTGTTGGAACTGCGAGTGATGGACGAAAATCGCAATTTGGCTGCGAATGTTATCTTTGCAACCATTCACGATCGCACCGGAAAAAGCATTCTGTCCATCCGCGACCAAAACACGTTGAACGAAAGTTTCCGCAAAAAACGATTGATGACGCTGCTGCAATTGTTCCTGATTCATCGTTACAAAAGCGTTTCCCTGCATTACGTTACCCCGACGCAGGACAACCAAAAGCAAACCGCCGGTATGAAAAAAATGGGTATTTTTAACGAAGTGAACACCGAGATCGGCGATATAATTGTGGCAACCGTGAATACGGAACATGTAAAAGTGCTGCTCGATGCCGGCGAAGTGGAATTGAAAAAACTGATTGCCAAAAATTAA